The DNA region CGGATCGTCCAGGAGGCGCTGAGCAACACACTGCGGCACGCGCCCGGGGCACACTCCGTCGTCGAACTCTCCTACCGTCCCTCGGCCCTGGGGCTGCGGGTGGTGAACGGCCCGGCGACCCGGGGGGCGCCGCCCTCGCCCGGCGGCGGGCACGGCCTCACCGGCCTGCGCGAGCGGGCGGCGATGCTCGGCGGCGACCTCGCCGCCGGTCCGACCCCCGACGGCGGGTACGAGGTCGCCGCCCTCCTGCCCGTCACCGTCACCACCGCCACCACCCACGAGGACGGCCCGGCATGACGACCAGGGTGTTGATCGCCGACGACCAGGCCATGGTCCGGGAGGCCTTCTCGGTGCTGCTCGGGGCCCAGCCCGGCATCGAGGTGGTCGGCACGGCGCGGGACGGCACCGAGGCCGTCGCCCGCGCGGAGGACCTGCGCCCGGACGTGGTCGTGATGGACGTCCGCATGCCGGTCCTGGACGGCATCGAGGCCACCCGCAGGATCACGGGGCTGCTGGGCGACGCCACCCGGATCCTCGTGCTCACCACCTTCGACCTCGACGAGTACGTGTACGAGGCCCTGCGGGCGGGAGCCACCGGGTTCCTCCTCAAGGACGCGTCCGGGGTGGAACTGGCCGAGGCCGTCCGGGTCGTGGCGCGCGGCGAGGCGATGCTGTCACCGGACCTGACCAGGCGCCTGATCACCGAGTTCTCCCGGCTGGGTGGTGGCCCCGGTGCGGCCGGGGCGACGGCGGGCGGCGCACCGGCCGTGCGGGTCGGGGACCAGACGGGCGGGTACGCGCGCGGGTCGGCCGGCGGGTCCGCGGGCGGGCAGGTCGGCGCACCGGTCGGGCTGCTCACGGGGCGCGAGCGCGAGGTGCTCGTCCAGATCGCGCGCGGCCGTTCCAACGCCGAGATCGCCCGCGAGCTGGTGGTGGCCGAGGAGACCGTCAAGACCCACGTGGGCCGCATCCTGCGGAAGCTGAGCCTGCGTGACCGCACCCAGGCCGCCGTCTTCGCGTACGAGAACGGGCTGGTCACGCCGGGGGGAGACGCGGCGGACCGCTGAGCGGCGTCCCCCGCGAGAGCCACGTCCGGGTTGGCTCCGCCGGGGGACGCGGGGCGCGGCCGGGTTCGGGGAGGCTCGGAGGTGCCGGCGGGCGGCGGCGGGGCCGTCGAGCCCGCGTCGGCGATCCCGCACCGAGCGACGCCGCACCGAGCGGTCCCGCACCGAGCGACCGCGCGTCCCGCACCCGTACAGGAGCACCGGTATGACCCTGCCCGTCCGCACCGCCCTGCCCGCGGTACCCAGGTGGCTCAGGCGGGCCGTCCTGGTCACCGTCGTGCTGTTCGCCTCGCTGCTGACCTTCCCGGCCGCGGTGATCATGCTCGGGGCGTACCTCCCGGCGATCCCGAAGGCGGGGATCATCGGACCGGTGCTCGGCGGCCAGTACCCCTTCCACGTCGCCCTGCTCGGCCTGGCCGGCGCCGCGCTCGGCGTCGTGGCCCACCGCGGCGGCCTGCTGCGCCGGGGCCGCACCGTCACCGCGGCCGCGGCGCTGTCGACCGTCGCCGCACTGGTCATCGGCGGGATCCAGTACGCCGACGCGCGGCGGGCGGGCGCGGACGTCTCGTTCGGCGAGGTCTTCGGAGAGCTCGCCTACCCGGACGCCGCGCCCGACGCCACGGAGCCCTACGCGACCGCCGACGGCGAGGAACTGCGGGCCGACGTCTACCTCCCCGCCCGGCACGACGGCCGGGCGCCCGCCGTCGTGCTCGCCCACGCCGGAGGCTTCCACACCTTCGACAAGGCCGACCTGCGCGGCACCGGACGCTGGCTGGCCGACCGTGGCGTCGCCGTCTTCGCCGTCGACTACCGGCTCGCCCGACCCGACCGCCCCACCTGGGACAAGGCCCCCCAGGACCTCCTCACCGCACTCCGCTGGGTGCAGGACCGTGCCGACGCCTACGGCCTCGACCCCGACCGGATATCGCTGGGCGGCATGTCGGCCGGGGGCACGCTGGCGGTGAACGCCGCCTACCGCCTGCAGAACGGGACGATCGTGTCGGCGAACGGCCCCACGCCCAGGCCCCCCGCCTCGGTGGTGGGCTTCTACCCGGGTGTCGACGTCACCGGGATGTGGCAGCGGGACGTGGCCGGCTCCCGCGCCGCCGCCGAGCTGTACACCGGAGGCACGCCCGGGCGGTACCCGGACCGCTACCGCGAGGTGTCCCCGTCCGCGGAGGTGCGCGCGGGCCTCCCGCCCACGCTCCTGGTGGTCGGCGACCGGGACCGCAGCGCCCGGCCGGAGGATGTCAGGGCACTGGGCGGGGCCTTGCGCGCGGCCGGGGTGCCCACCACCGTGCGCGAGCTGCCGTTCGCCGAGCACGCCTTCGACGACGCGTACGGCAGCCTCACCTCCCAGACCGGCCGGCGGGTCCTCCTCGACTTCCTCACCGGCCGGCCGGTGAGCTGACCTCCACCGCGCGGGGGGTGCCTGCGGAACGTGCCGGACGGGTGCGGCGCACCGGCTCGGCCCCGGCTCGGTACGCACCGACTCGGTACTCACCGGCTCGACGGACCTCGGCGGACGGGTCAGGTGTCAGCGCCGGAACAGCGCGTCGACCTCGCCGAAGCCGAGCAGGCCGGCCGGCTCCGCCAGGGTGCCCCGGTCCAGGAGCTCGGCGGCGGCCCGGTGGGCGGCGGTGTAGGCGAGCTGGGCCAGGCCGGTCCCGACGCTGATCCGGCGCACTCCGGCGGCGGCCAGCTCGGTGACGGTCGGTCCGCCGGGAACGGCCATCGCGTTCACCGGCAGCGGCGAGCGGGCGCAGAGCCCGGCCAGCGCGTCGAGGTCCAGCAGGCCCGGCACGAAGAGGCCGTCGGCACCCGCCGCCGCGTACGCCTCGGCGCGGGCGAGGACGTCGTCGACACCGCCCAGCCCGAACAGGAAGACGTCCGTCCGGGCGTTGAGCACCAGTTCCGGCAGACCCGCACCGGCCGCCGCCGTCCGGGCCGCGCGCAGCCGGTCGGCCTGGTCCCCGACCGCGAACAGCGGGCCGCCGACGGTGACCGAGTCCTCCAGGTTGACGCCCACCGCCCCGGCCCCGATCAGCGCCCGGACGGTCTCGGCGACGTCCTCGGGCCTCGGGCCGTAGCCGCCCTCGGCGTCCACGGTGACCGGCAGGTCGACGGCGGCGGCGATCCGCCGGGCCGCCTCGACCGCCTCCACCCGGTCGAGGCGCTGGCCGTCGCCGCGGCCGAGCGACCACGAGACGCCGCCGCTGGTGGTGGCGATCGCCGCCGCACCGGCCGAGGCGATCACGGCGGCGCTCCCGGCGTCCCAGGCGTTCGGCAGGACGAGCACGCCGTCCGCCACCAGGGCCCGCAGGCGCACGGCCCGCTCGCGCAGGACCGGGACGGGGGACACGGTGGAGGCCGCGGCGGCGGACGGGGCGGTGGAGGAGGGGGAGACGGCGGAGGTCATGCGGTACACCGGCTTTCACGCGGAGGGGATCGTGGTGCGACGACCGAATCCTGCGGCCGCCGACGGGTCGGTCTCCAGTGATTAAGCTGGGACCGAATCCTGGCCCCGATCGGGAGGTCCGCGACGATGCGCACCGAACTCGCGTTCTCGACGGACGACCTGGCACGGACCAGGTTCGCCGTCTCCCCGATGTGGGAGGTGGTGACCAGCCTCCGGGCCCTCGCCCACACCCCGGTCCCCGCCCTGCACCGGCGGTGGGCGGGGCAGGTCCGCCCCCGGCTGGCAGCCGCCGGGCCCGCGTACCGGCGGCTGGCCGCGATGGTCCCGCCCACGGGCCACCTGCCCGACTTCCTCACCCCCGTCCCGGCCACCACCGCCCCGACGCTCGCCGACGAGCTGGCCGCGATCGCCGCCACCACCCCCGAACAGGTCCGGGCCGACCTGGACGTCCTGGCCGCCGAGCACGACGGACGGCTCCCGGCCCCGCTCGAACCGCTCCACCGGGACCCGGCCGGCCGGCTGCCCCGGCTGACCGCCGACGTCGAGGCGTACTGGCAGCTCGCGCTGGCGCCGTACTGGGCCCGGATCCGCGCGCTGCTGGACGCGGACGTACTGCACCGCGCCCGCCAGGCCGTCGGGTACGGCACCGCCCGCGTCCTCGGCGACCTGCACGAGACGGTCCGCTGGGACGGCGGTGCGCTCCGGCTGGAACAGCGGCACTGCGCGGTCCAGCGGCTGGACGCCGGGGCCGGGCTGCTGCTGGTCCCGTCGGTGTTCGCCTGGCCGCGGGTGCTGACCCGGTCGCTGCCGCCCGACCCGCCGCAGCTCGCCTACCCGGCCCGCGGCATCGCCACCCTGTGGGAACCCCGCCCGGGCACCGGCTCCGACGCCCTCGGCGCCGTCCTCGGCCGCTCCCGCGCCCGGCTGCTCGCCGAACTCGACTCACCGGCCTCCACCACCGAGCTGGCCCGGCGCACCGGTCTCTCCGCCGCCGGGGTCTCCCAGCACCTCACGGCCCTGCGCGCGGCCGGTCTGACCAGTGCGCACCGGGCCGGGCACGCCGTGCTCTACGCCCGCACGACCGTCGCCGACGCCCTGCTCGATCCGGCGGCATCGGCGGTGGCGGAGGCCTGACGGAGGCCTGACGGAAGCGGTGACGGTGGTGGAGGCGGTGCCGGCGGGCGGCGCGGGCGACTCACACGGCACGGGAACGGACACGGGCGCCGGTCGCGAAAAACGGGCCGAGGTCGGCGCGCAACGAGCTCCGCGGGGGCTCGGCGCGGGCCTGCTCCGAGCCCCCGAAGCCCCTGTGACAAGGCCTGGAGCGGCCCGGCACGGGGCCGGAGGCGGCGGTTGACCTGGCGGTACGGGCGGTACGAATGGCCCCGCGCAGCACACCTCGGCGCACCCCCTCCTCATATGATCGGAGCGACATGCGCCATGCTTGGTGATGCAGAGCACTGTACGAACTTGTGCCGGAGGGCTTGACGGCCGGCCGGCCGAGAAGGAGGAAGCACGTGGACGACGTTCTGCGGCGCGCCGCACTCTTCGCGGCACTCGACGACGAACAGGCCGGCGAGCTGCGCGCTTCCATGACCGAGGTGACGCTCGCCCGTGGTGAGTCGCTGTTCCACGAGGGCGACCCGGGCGACCGGCTGTACGTCGTCGCCGAGGGCAAGGTCAAGCTGCACCGCGCCTCGCCGGACGGCCGCGAGAACATGCTCGCCGTCCTCGGGCCCAGCGAGATGATCGGCGAGCTGTCGCTCTTCGACCCGGGCCCGCGCACCGCCACCGCCAGCGCGCTCACCGAGGTCAAGCTGCTCGGCCTCGGCCACGGCGACCTGCAGCCCTGGCTGCACGCGCGCCCCGAGGTTTCGATCGCGCTGCTGCGCGCCATCGCCCGCCGCCTGCGCCGGACCAACGACGTGATGTCCGACCTGGTCTTCTCCGACGTGCCCGGGCGCGTCGCGAAGGCCCTGCTGGACCTCTCCCGCCGTTTCGGCGTGCAGTCCGACGAGGGCATCCACGTCGCCCACGACCTCACCCAGGAGGAGCTGGCCCAGCTGGTGGGCGCCTCCCGCGAGACGGTCAACAAGGCGCTCGCCGACTTCGCCGGCCGCGGCTGGCTGAAGCTGGAGGCCCGCGCGGTGGTCCTGATGGACGTCGAGCGGCTCTCCCGCCGTTCGCGGTAGCCGGAAGCCGGTGACCGGCGGCTCGCAGCCGCCGGCCCGACCGACGAGGGCCCGTACGCTCCGGCGTACGGGCCCTCCGGTCGTTCGGGGGCCGGTCGGCCGAGGAACGGCGGCCGACGCCGGTCCGCCGGTCCACGGGTCCACGGGTTCAGTCCGGGATGAGCCCGTGGTCGCGCAGGTACTGGAGCTGGGCCCGGACCGACAGCTCGGCGGCGGGCCAGAGCGCGCGGTCCACGTCGGCGTAGACCCGCGCCACCACCTCGGCCGCCGTCCGGCAGCCGGCCTCGACCGCCGTCTCCACCTGGGCCAGCCGGCCGGCCCGGTGCGCCAGGTAGTAGTCGACGGCGCCGAGCGCGTCGGCGAGGACCGGCCCGTGGCCGGGCAGCACGGTCCGCACCCCGTACTCGGCGGCCATGGTGTGCAGGTGCCGCAGCGAGTCGAGGTAGTCGCCCAGCCGACCGTCCGGGTGGGCGACCATCGTGGTGCCCCGGCCGAGCACGGTGTCGCCGGTGAGGATCGCGCCGTCGGCGGGCAGGTGGAAGGTCAGCGAGTCGGAGGTGTGCCCGGGGGTGGCGACCACCCGCAGGTCGAGGCCGCCGACGTCCAGGCGCTGCCCGTGCGTGAGGCCCTCGGAACCGAGCCGGTGCGCCGGGTCCAGCGCGCGGACCTCGGAACCGGTCAGCTCCGCGAACCGGGCGGCCCCCTCGGAGTGGTCGGCGTGGCCGTGGGTGAGCAGGGTGAGCGCCACGCGCTTGCCCTGCTGCTCGGCGGTGTCGATCACCCGGCGCAGGTGGTCCTCGTGCAGCGGGCCCGGGTCGATCACCACCGCGAGGTCGGACCCGGGCTCGGACAGCAGCCAGGTGTTGGTGCCGTCCAGCGTCATCGGCGACGGGTTCGGCGCCAGGACGCACAGCGCCCGGGAGGTGGCCTCGCCGCCGACGGCGGCGGCGGGGTCACCCGGGAGGAGTCCGCTCACCGGCCGCCCTCTCCGTCGCGATGCAGCGCACGCAGCGGGAGGACCCGCGTGAGTGCGCGCTGGGCCAGCTCGCTGAAGGGCACGAGACCGCTGTCACAGGCGGGGGTACGGGGGTACAGGCTGCGGGCGGGCATCTGGCGTGCCGTCCGGCGAGCCACGTCGTTGTGGGTCATCGGGCGTCGGTCCTTTCGCGTGGGTCCATCGGATTCATCGGATTCATCGGGTTGACCGGGTCGACCGGGTCGGTCGGGTCGGTCGGGTTCGTGGAAGTCGTCGGCTTCGTGGACGTCGTCGGGTCGGCGGGGTCGGCGGGTCGGTCCGGGGGACCGGCCGGGCGGGCTCAGCGGTCGCGGTCCTCGGGGAAGGACCCGTCGATGGTCAGCTCGTCGTACCCCGACCAGCGGACCGTGAGCCGGTCCCCCCGCACCTCGGCCCGGCCGAGCACCGGCGACAGCGAACGTCCGCCTGCCACGGCCAGCGCCTCGGCGGCGCTGCCCACCGGCAGCAGCTCGCGCAGCACGGTGACGGTCGGCGGCAGCATCCCGTACCGGCCCTCCTCGTAGCCCCTGACCGCCTCGGCCGGGGTGAGCCACGCGACCCGGTCGGCCTCGCCGACCTCGCGGGCGGCCAGCTGACCGGGCGGCAGCGCGGCCACGAAGAACCAGGTGTCGTACCGGCGCTCCTCGAAGGCGGGGGTGACCCACCGGGCCCAGCCGGCCAGCAGGTCGCTGCGCAGCAGCAGGCCGTGCTCGCGGAGGAAGTCGGCGAAGGAGAGTTCGTGGGCCTCCAGGGCGGCGCGCTCCGCACTCCAGTCCCGGGGCTCCGCGACGCTGTGCGCGTCCGGTCCGGCCAGCAGGACGCCGGCCTCCTCGAAGGTCTCGCGGACCGCGGCGCACACCACCGCCTGGGCGGTCCGGGCGTCCACCCCGAGCCGCTCGGCCCACTCCTGCGGGCCGGGGCCGGCCCAGCCGAGTTCGGCCTCGGCGTCGCGCCGGTCCACCCCGCCCCCCGGGTAGGCGTACATGCCGGCCGCGAACGCCATCGAGGTGCGGCGGCGCAGCAGGTAGGCCTCGGGCCCCGGGGCCGTCGCGGGCTCCCGGCCATCC from Kitasatospora sp. NBC_00458 includes:
- a CDS encoding response regulator transcription factor, which translates into the protein MTTRVLIADDQAMVREAFSVLLGAQPGIEVVGTARDGTEAVARAEDLRPDVVVMDVRMPVLDGIEATRRITGLLGDATRILVLTTFDLDEYVYEALRAGATGFLLKDASGVELAEAVRVVARGEAMLSPDLTRRLITEFSRLGGGPGAAGATAGGAPAVRVGDQTGGYARGSAGGSAGGQVGAPVGLLTGREREVLVQIARGRSNAEIARELVVAEETVKTHVGRILRKLSLRDRTQAAVFAYENGLVTPGGDAADR
- a CDS encoding alpha/beta hydrolase, which codes for MTLPVRTALPAVPRWLRRAVLVTVVLFASLLTFPAAVIMLGAYLPAIPKAGIIGPVLGGQYPFHVALLGLAGAALGVVAHRGGLLRRGRTVTAAAALSTVAALVIGGIQYADARRAGADVSFGEVFGELAYPDAAPDATEPYATADGEELRADVYLPARHDGRAPAVVLAHAGGFHTFDKADLRGTGRWLADRGVAVFAVDYRLARPDRPTWDKAPQDLLTALRWVQDRADAYGLDPDRISLGGMSAGGTLAVNAAYRLQNGTIVSANGPTPRPPASVVGFYPGVDVTGMWQRDVAGSRAAAELYTGGTPGRYPDRYREVSPSAEVRAGLPPTLLVVGDRDRSARPEDVRALGGALRAAGVPTTVRELPFAEHAFDDAYGSLTSQTGRRVLLDFLTGRPVS
- a CDS encoding isocitrate lyase/PEP mutase family protein, whose amino-acid sequence is MTSAVSPSSTAPSAAAASTVSPVPVLRERAVRLRALVADGVLVLPNAWDAGSAAVIASAGAAAIATTSGGVSWSLGRGDGQRLDRVEAVEAARRIAAAVDLPVTVDAEGGYGPRPEDVAETVRALIGAGAVGVNLEDSVTVGGPLFAVGDQADRLRAARTAAAGAGLPELVLNARTDVFLFGLGGVDDVLARAEAYAAAGADGLFVPGLLDLDALAGLCARSPLPVNAMAVPGGPTVTELAAAGVRRISVGTGLAQLAYTAAHRAAAELLDRGTLAEPAGLLGFGEVDALFRR
- a CDS encoding ArsR/SmtB family transcription factor, with the protein product MRTELAFSTDDLARTRFAVSPMWEVVTSLRALAHTPVPALHRRWAGQVRPRLAAAGPAYRRLAAMVPPTGHLPDFLTPVPATTAPTLADELAAIAATTPEQVRADLDVLAAEHDGRLPAPLEPLHRDPAGRLPRLTADVEAYWQLALAPYWARIRALLDADVLHRARQAVGYGTARVLGDLHETVRWDGGALRLEQRHCAVQRLDAGAGLLLVPSVFAWPRVLTRSLPPDPPQLAYPARGIATLWEPRPGTGSDALGAVLGRSRARLLAELDSPASTTELARRTGLSAAGVSQHLTALRAAGLTSAHRAGHAVLYARTTVADALLDPAASAVAEA
- a CDS encoding Crp/Fnr family transcriptional regulator — its product is MDDVLRRAALFAALDDEQAGELRASMTEVTLARGESLFHEGDPGDRLYVVAEGKVKLHRASPDGRENMLAVLGPSEMIGELSLFDPGPRTATASALTEVKLLGLGHGDLQPWLHARPEVSIALLRAIARRLRRTNDVMSDLVFSDVPGRVAKALLDLSRRFGVQSDEGIHVAHDLTQEELAQLVGASRETVNKALADFAGRGWLKLEARAVVLMDVERLSRRSR
- a CDS encoding MBL fold metallo-hydrolase, with the protein product MSGLLPGDPAAAVGGEATSRALCVLAPNPSPMTLDGTNTWLLSEPGSDLAVVIDPGPLHEDHLRRVIDTAEQQGKRVALTLLTHGHADHSEGAARFAELTGSEVRALDPAHRLGSEGLTHGQRLDVGGLDLRVVATPGHTSDSLTFHLPADGAILTGDTVLGRGTTMVAHPDGRLGDYLDSLRHLHTMAAEYGVRTVLPGHGPVLADALGAVDYYLAHRAGRLAQVETAVEAGCRTAAEVVARVYADVDRALWPAAELSVRAQLQYLRDHGLIPD
- a CDS encoding NUDIX hydrolase translates to MDQRATTLPMPPGWPARIRAVESGAVTPPVPKPSATVVLLRDADVAAVAGDGEPAGHSTHPAPADGREPATAPGPEAYLLRRRTSMAFAAGMYAYPGGGVDRRDAEAELGWAGPGPQEWAERLGVDARTAQAVVCAAVRETFEEAGVLLAGPDAHSVAEPRDWSAERAALEAHELSFADFLREHGLLLRSDLLAGWARWVTPAFEERRYDTWFFVAALPPGQLAAREVGEADRVAWLTPAEAVRGYEEGRYGMLPPTVTVLRELLPVGSAAEALAVAGGRSLSPVLGRAEVRGDRLTVRWSGYDELTIDGSFPEDRDR